Within Deltaproteobacteria bacterium, the genomic segment TACCTGCGGGCGCGCCTCAGCGGGACCTACCATCTCCCGTATGACACGCCCTCGCTGCACGAGTGCGTGTTCTCCGACGGCTGCCTCCAGGACTACGATGTCCACACCCTGGACGTCGCCAAGCGTCTGCTCGACTACGGCTTCTACGCGCCCACCATCTACTTCCCGCTGGTGGTGAAGGGCGCCCTCATGATCGAACCGACCGAGACCGAGACCAAGGAGACACTCGACCGGTTCGCCGACGCCATGCTCGCGATCGCCGAGGAGGCCCGCACCGACCCCGCCCGCGTGCGCGAGGCCCCGCACTCGACGCGCCTCGCCCGCCTCGACGAGACCCGCGCCGCGCGCCGGCCGGTGCTGCGCTGGTGGCCCGAGCGACCTTCGAATCCTGGAGGATCCGCTTGAGTTTCGTTGACTTCGCCGCAGCCCGCCGGTACCCTGCGCGGAACGTGTCGGTGTTGAACACCAAGGTGCTCGTCCTCAACCGGTCGTACCTGCCGATCCACATCACGGTGGTTCGGCGCGCGCTCTCGCTCCTCTACCAGGGCATCGCGCACGCCGTGGACGAGCAGTACCGCACGTTCGACTTCGCCAGCTGGGCCGACCTGGTGGCCGAGGAGGACAGGATCGGTCTGGTCGACCGGGCGATCCGCGTCCCGCGCGTCATCCTATTGCAGGGCTACGATCGCATCCCGCGCCGCTACGTGCGCTTCAGCCGCTTCAACATCTACGCGCGCGACGGGAACCGCTGCCAGTACTGCGGCCGGCAGTTCGCGCGCGTCGAGCTGAACCTCGACCACGTCGTGCCACGCTCGAGGGGCGGCACGTCGGTGTGGGAGAACGTCGTCTGCTCGTGCCACCGCTGCAACCGCCTGAAGGGCGGGCGCACGCCGGCGGAGGCGGGCATGCGGCTCGTCCGGCAGCCGCGGCGGCCGCAGTGGACGCCGTTCATGACGGAGACCTACAGCCTCCGTCGCTACAAGGAGTGGATGCCCTTTCTGAGCGCGGTGGATGCGGCGTACTGGAACACGGAGCTGGTGGCGGAGTAGCGCTCGGGGCCCCCATCCCCGGGTGTGACGGCCGCGCGGCGGCCGGCAAGGAACCCGGATGCGGATCAGGCAGATCGAGCTGAACGGCTTCAAGTCGTTCATGCAGCGGACGGTCCTCGAGCTCCCGCGCGGAGTGACCGCCATCGTCGGGCCGAACGGCTGCGGCAAGTCGAACATCGTCGACGCGATCCGCTGGGTGCTGGGCGAGCAAAGCCCACGTCATCTCCGCGGGGAGGCGATGGAGGACGTCATCTTCACCGGCAACACGGAGAACGGGCCACTGGGGATGGCCGAGGTGGCGCTCCTCCTCGAGCGAGACGAGGCGGACCTCGCGCCCCGCGCCGAGCCCGGCGCGGAGGAGGAGGATGCCCCGGACGGGCTGCCGCCCGGGCTCGCCACGGCGAGCGAGATCCTGGTGAGTCGGCGCTACTTCCGCTCCGGCGAGTCCGAGTACTTCATCAATCGAGCGCCCTGCCGCCTGAAGGACATCACCGAGCTCTTCCTGGGCACCGGCGTCGGCACCAAGGCCTACGCCATCGTCGAGCAGGGGCGCGTGGATCAGCTGGTCAACGCCAAGCCGGAGGAGCTGCGCCTGTTCATCGAAGAGGCGGCCGGCACGACCCGCTTTCGCAGCCGCAAGCTGACCGCGGAGCGGAAGATGGAGCGTACGCGCGAGAACCTGCTCCGCGTCCAGGACATCCTGCGCGAGCTCGAGCGGCAGATGGCCTCGCTGGAGCGCCAGGCGCGGCGTGCCGAGGAGTACCATCGCATCAAGGATGAGCTGCGCGACCTCGACCTGCGCGTGATGGCGACGCGCCAGCGGAGCTGGTCGGCCGAGCTCGCGACCCTGGGCGACCGCCTGGCCGCCGTGCAGGCGGAGGAGGCCGCGCTGCAGGAGGACATCCGTCGGAGCCGCGGCGCCAGCGACGAGGCTCATGCCGCGCGCGCGACCAACGAGGAGCGGCTGCGCGCAGTGGAGGAGGAGCTGACGGGCAAGCGCCTCGCGGCCGCGGAGGCCCAGGCACGATCGGGGGGCCTCGCCGAGCGCGGCCGCGAGCTCGCAGCGCGTGCGGTCGAGAGCCGCAGGGAGGCCGAGCGGATCGGGGCGCGTTTCGCGGCGCTCGCCCGGGAGACGGCAGGGCTCGAGAAGGAGATCGATCGGCTGGGCGCGGAGCTCCCCCGAGCCGAGGCCGCGCGCGCCGAGGCCGAGGCGCACCTCCAGGCGCTCGAGGGGGCCGGTCTCCCGCTCGAGCGGGCCGTCGAGGAGACCAAGGACGCGCACCTCGATGCCCTCGCCGAGGAGGCAAGGCTGCGCAACCTGAGCGAGGCTCTCCGCCAGCGGCGCGACGACCTCGACGGACGCCGGCGGCGTCTGGAGGACGAGCAGCGCGCCCTGGGCGAGCGGTTGCACGCCAACACCCGGGCGAGCGACGGCGCGCGTGCAGCGATCGCCCGCCTGCAGGGCGAGCGGGCGCGTCTCGTGGCCGAGCGGCAGGCCCTCGGCGAGCGGCAGCAGGCGCTCGGCGCCGAGGAGACGGCGCGCCTCGCCGTCGTCGAGCGGGCGCGGGCTGAGGCGACGCAGCTGCGCTCGCGCGCCGACTCGCTGCGCGAGCTCGAGAAGCGCTACGAGGGCTGCACGCGCGGCGTGGCGAGCCTGGTCGGGCGCGCGCCGCGGACGGCGGCGCTGCTCGCGAGCGTGCTCCACGTCCCGAAGGACCTCGAGCGGGCGGTGGCCGCGGCGCTTGGCGCGCGCCTCGCGCAGGTGGTGGTGCCGGACACGGCGGCGGCCATCGATGCCATCGGCTGGCTCGCGAAGACGGGCGGCGGCAGCGCCACCGTGCTGCCCCGCGAGGCCGAGCGGCGCGCCGCCGTGATCGTCCCGCCCGGACCGCGCCTGGTCGACCGCATCGAGATCGAGCCGCAGCACTGGGCGTTGGTGGAAGCGCTGCTCGGCCACGTCCTCCTCGCGGCCGACCTGGTCGAGGCCCTCAAGCTGTGGCGGGGGGCCGAGCACCCGGTGACGGTCGTCACCCCGCGCGGCGAGGCGATCGATGCGCTCGGTACCGTCACCGGTGGTAGCGAGCCGCCGCTCGAGGAGACGCTCCTCGCCCGCGCCCGCGAGCTGCGCGAGCTCGAGGCCGCGCATGTGGCGAGCCTCGAGCGCCTGGCGGCCGAGGAGCGCGCGCTCGCGCTCGACAGGGCACGGGGCGCCGAGGCGGCGCGTGCGATCACCGCGGCCGACGAGCGGCTGCACGCCCTCGACGTCGATCTGGTCGCGGCGGAGAAGGACCGGGAGCGGCTCGAGGCCGAGCGCCAGCAGATCGCGGTCGAGCTCGAGGCCGGCGCGCTGGAGGCGAGTGGGCTCGCGGGGGAGGACGGCGCGATGGCCGGCGAGCTGGCGGCGCTCGACGAGCGCCGGGCCGGGGCGACCGCGGCGGCGACCGAGCTGCGTGTGCGGCTCGGGGAGCAGCAGGAGACCCTCGCCGACTGGCGCGCGAGACATGCCGAGGTCGAGCGGCAGCGCACCGAGGCGGCGGTGCGGGTGGCGGCGGTGGCAGAGCGCCTGCGGGCGGCGCGGGCGGAGCTGAGCCGCGCCGCCGCCACCGGCGCCGATCTGAGCGAGCGGCTCGCCACGGCCGACCGGCAGGTGGCCGAGGCGGCGGCCGGGGCGGCGGCGGCCGAGAGGGATGTCGCGTCCGCGGAGGAGGCCCGCGCGCGGGCCGAGGCGCGAGCGGCGACCCTGGGCGCGGAGCGGGAGCGCCTTCTCGCGGCGATCGCCGACGCCTCGGCGAACGCGTCCGCGGACGACGTCGCCGAGCGGGAGGCGCGCGAACGCCTGGAAGCGGCGCGCGAGCGGCGCGCTCGCCTCGACGTCACGATGACCGAGCAGCGTCTGGCGCTCGAGCACCTGGCCACGCAGCTCGCCGAGCGCTACGGTCTCGGCCCGGACGCACTCGCGGACGTGGCGCTCACCGACGACGGGCTGGATGACGAGCGGGCGGCGCGGGTGGAGGCGCTGCGGGCGCGGCTCGCGCGTCTCGGCGACGTGAACCCGGAGGCGCTGACCGAGCTCGAGGAGCTCCGCGGACGGCACGAGTTCCTGGTCGGCCAACGCACCGACCTCGAGCGCTCCCTCGACGACCTCCGGCGCACGATCGCGAAGCTCATCCGGACCTCGCGCCGGCGCTTCGAGGAGACGTTCGCGGGCGCCAACGAGAAGCTCGCCGCGGTGTTCCCGAAGCTCTTTCCGGGCGGCAAGGCGCGCCTGGAGCTGACCGGGCCCGAAGAGGGCGGCGAGCCCGGGGTCGAGATCGTGGTCCAGCCGGCGGGAAAGAAACTGCAGTCGCTCGGCCTGCTCTCCGGGGGCGAGAAGGCACTCACGGCCGTCGCGTTGATCCTCTCCCTGTTCCTGATCCGGCCGACGCCCTTCTGCCTGCTCGACGAGGTGGACGCCCCGCTCGACGAGGCCAACATCGGGCGCTTCAATCAGCTGATCCAGGACATGGCGACGGGCTCGCAGTTCGTCCTCATCACGCACAACCGCCGCACCATGGAAGCCGCCGATACGCTCTACGGCATTACGATGGAGCAGGCTGGGGTGTCGAAGGTCGTGTCGGTTCGCCTGCGCGCCGCGGCGTAGTCGTCGGCCGCCCAATGGCTCCCTGGTGGATCGTCGCCGCCGGCGCGGCGCTCGTGCCGCTCGGCCTCGCGGTCGCCTTCGCCAGGGCGCGCCGGCGACGGGCGGTGAAGGCTGCGCCCAGTCCGGCCGCACCGCCGGCCGACCGGCTCCGCCAGGGTCTCGTGGCGACGCGACGTCGGCTCGCGGCGAGCCTGGAGGCCGCCCTGGGACGCGGTGCCGCCGAGCCCGAGCGAGCGCTGCAGGAGCTGGAGGACGCGCTCGTCGCGGCCGACGTCGGCGTCCGGACCTCGGCCGAGCTGGTGGCGCGCGTTCGGGCAGGCGTCGGCAGAGCGGACATCCGCCAAGCGCTGCAGAGGGAGATGGAGGCGGTCCTGGGCGCAGCGCCGGAGCCGACACCGAGCGCGCGCCCCTGGGTCGTCCTGGTGGCGGGCGTGAACGGCGTCGGCAAGACGACGACCATCGGGAAGCTGGCCGCCCGCCACGCGGCCGCGGGGCGGAGCGTGCTCATGGTGGCCGGGGACACGTTCCGAGCCGCCGCGATCGACCAGCTGGCCGTGTGGGCCGAGCGCACGGGAGCGGCGCTGGTGCGCCAGGCGCCGGGCGCCAACCCGTCGGCGGTCGTCTTCGACGGCATGAAGGCCGCGCTCGCGCGCGCGGTCGACGTCGTCCTGGTCGACACGGCCGGACGCCTGCACACGCGCTCCAACTTGATGGACGAGCTCCGCAAGGTGCAGCGCGTGATCACCCGCGAGGTTCCCGGGGCGCCGCACGAGACATTGCTCGTTCTCGATGCGACCACCGGCCAGAACGCCATCGCCCAGGCGCGGACCTTCTCCGAAGCCCTGGGGGTGACGGGGATCATCCTCACCAAGCTCGACGGGACGGCGCGGGGAGGGGTCGCGATCGCCATCCGCCAGCAGACGGGCATCCCGATCCGCTACGTGGGAGTGGGGGAAGCCACCGAGGACCTACGGCCGTTCGAAGCGCATCAGTTCGTGCGGGCGCTGCTCGAGCCGGACGCGCCCGCCGGGCAATTCGCTTGACACCGAGTTCCGCAGCGAACTAGACACTCTCGGACCGTAGGCGGGTGGCGGCCATGAACCGAGAGAGCGCAGAGACCTTCCTCGCACGCCATCAAGAGGTCGAGGACGAGCGCGAGGCGCTCGCCCTCCGGCTTGCCGAGGTCGAGCGTGCCTACCAGGAGCTCGTCGAGCGCCTGCACGGGTACGAGCGCGAGCGCGCCGAGATCAAGGCCCGGCTGGAAGGGATTCTCGCCCGGATCGGACCAGCCCGCTAACCCCCGGGGGGGGGGTCTTTCTCCCTTCAGGGCGGGAGGCCGCGATCGCGTTGCACATCGGGCGCGACTTGCATAAAGTGCGCCAGGTTCGTGCCAACCCGGCTGAACGACCGAGCCGCAGGTGCGGCCTCGGCTGCTGAAGGAGTCCGACTGACAAGACAGAAGCAAGCTTGACTGAGCTCCGCAGGGGGGCTCGCCGACGAGCAGGGAGACGGGGCGGGGGTTCGGGAAACCATATTCATGCGGTCGACCCACGATCGAAGCGATCCGAGGACTGTGATCTCAACGGGCCGAAGGGGCCCGCAAACCACGGCTTCTCCGTCCGGCGGCAGCGCCACTAGCATCGCCTCGTAGCCGCCGGCACGCACCGGTCCCCCTCCGTTGGTAGCTGCGCTCACAGCGATGGGGGACACCTACGACGAGGACAAGCGTCTCATCCGGGGCCAAATCCGGGCGCGCCGCACCGCGCTCTCGCCCGGTGAAGTCGCCCGCCTGTCGGCCGCGGCCTGCGCCCGGCTGCTCGTGTCGCCCCTCTTCGCCCGCGCCCGCCACGTCGCGGCCTATGCCGCCATCGACAACGAGCTCGACCCGGCGCTTCTCGTGGAGGCTGCCCTCTCGGCCGGGAGGAGGGTCTATCTTCCCGTGGTGAGCAGGGAGCGGTTCGGCTTCGTCGGCCTGTCGCCCCCTCGGCCCGGGCACGGGGAGAGCGGAGCATCGGGACCTCGGGGTGGCCCCTGTCTGCCTCCGGAGGCGGAGGACGTGGTGTTCCTCGTGCCCGGGGTGGCCTTCACCCCTTGCGGGGTGCGTCTGGGGCGGGGTGTGGGCTGGTACGACCGGGCGCTCGGGCGGCACCCTCGCGGCATCCGGATCGGGCTCGCCTACGGGTTCCAGGTGGTGCCGCGTCTCCCCGAGGCCCCGTGGGACGTCCGCATGCACGCCGTCGTCACCGAGTCACGTTCGATCAGCGCGGCGCTCGCGCAATGAAGGAGAAACGGCCATGACCGGGGTGAGCGTGATGGTCCTGCTGCTCCTGCTGCTGAT encodes:
- a CDS encoding HNH endonuclease gives rise to the protein MLNTKVLVLNRSYLPIHITVVRRALSLLYQGIAHAVDEQYRTFDFASWADLVAEEDRIGLVDRAIRVPRVILLQGYDRIPRRYVRFSRFNIYARDGNRCQYCGRQFARVELNLDHVVPRSRGGTSVWENVVCSCHRCNRLKGGRTPAEAGMRLVRQPRRPQWTPFMTETYSLRRYKEWMPFLSAVDAAYWNTELVAE
- a CDS encoding 5-formyltetrahydrofolate cyclo-ligase; this translates as MGDTYDEDKRLIRGQIRARRTALSPGEVARLSAAACARLLVSPLFARARHVAAYAAIDNELDPALLVEAALSAGRRVYLPVVSRERFGFVGLSPPRPGHGESGASGPRGGPCLPPEAEDVVFLVPGVAFTPCGVRLGRGVGWYDRALGRHPRGIRIGLAYGFQVVPRLPEAPWDVRMHAVVTESRSISAALAQ
- the ftsY gene encoding signal recognition particle-docking protein FtsY, producing MAPWWIVAAGAALVPLGLAVAFARARRRRAVKAAPSPAAPPADRLRQGLVATRRRLAASLEAALGRGAAEPERALQELEDALVAADVGVRTSAELVARVRAGVGRADIRQALQREMEAVLGAAPEPTPSARPWVVLVAGVNGVGKTTTIGKLAARHAAAGRSVLMVAGDTFRAAAIDQLAVWAERTGAALVRQAPGANPSAVVFDGMKAALARAVDVVLVDTAGRLHTRSNLMDELRKVQRVITREVPGAPHETLLVLDATTGQNAIAQARTFSEALGVTGIILTKLDGTARGGVAIAIRQQTGIPIRYVGVGEATEDLRPFEAHQFVRALLEPDAPAGQFA
- the smc gene encoding chromosome segregation protein SMC; this encodes MRIRQIELNGFKSFMQRTVLELPRGVTAIVGPNGCGKSNIVDAIRWVLGEQSPRHLRGEAMEDVIFTGNTENGPLGMAEVALLLERDEADLAPRAEPGAEEEDAPDGLPPGLATASEILVSRRYFRSGESEYFINRAPCRLKDITELFLGTGVGTKAYAIVEQGRVDQLVNAKPEELRLFIEEAAGTTRFRSRKLTAERKMERTRENLLRVQDILRELERQMASLERQARRAEEYHRIKDELRDLDLRVMATRQRSWSAELATLGDRLAAVQAEEAALQEDIRRSRGASDEAHAARATNEERLRAVEEELTGKRLAAAEAQARSGGLAERGRELAARAVESRREAERIGARFAALARETAGLEKEIDRLGAELPRAEAARAEAEAHLQALEGAGLPLERAVEETKDAHLDALAEEARLRNLSEALRQRRDDLDGRRRRLEDEQRALGERLHANTRASDGARAAIARLQGERARLVAERQALGERQQALGAEETARLAVVERARAEATQLRSRADSLRELEKRYEGCTRGVASLVGRAPRTAALLASVLHVPKDLERAVAAALGARLAQVVVPDTAAAIDAIGWLAKTGGGSATVLPREAERRAAVIVPPGPRLVDRIEIEPQHWALVEALLGHVLLAADLVEALKLWRGAEHPVTVVTPRGEAIDALGTVTGGSEPPLEETLLARARELRELEAAHVASLERLAAEERALALDRARGAEAARAITAADERLHALDVDLVAAEKDRERLEAERQQIAVELEAGALEASGLAGEDGAMAGELAALDERRAGATAAATELRVRLGEQQETLADWRARHAEVERQRTEAAVRVAAVAERLRAARAELSRAAATGADLSERLATADRQVAEAAAGAAAAERDVASAEEARARAEARAATLGAERERLLAAIADASANASADDVAEREARERLEAARERRARLDVTMTEQRLALEHLATQLAERYGLGPDALADVALTDDGLDDERAARVEALRARLARLGDVNPEALTELEELRGRHEFLVGQRTDLERSLDDLRRTIAKLIRTSRRRFEETFAGANEKLAAVFPKLFPGGKARLELTGPEEGGEPGVEIVVQPAGKKLQSLGLLSGGEKALTAVALILSLFLIRPTPFCLLDEVDAPLDEANIGRFNQLIQDMATGSQFVLITHNRRTMEAADTLYGITMEQAGVSKVVSVRLRAAA